A window from Kovacikia minuta CCNUW1 encodes these proteins:
- a CDS encoding response regulator, translating into MSKRILIIDDEPDIREATQVCLEVAKGWEVLTAGSSYEGLEKAAAELPDAVLLDVMMPDMDGLATFEQLRNNPITQHIPVILLTAKAQPADRRRFTQLKIAAVITKPYDPLTLADQIADILA; encoded by the coding sequence ATGTCTAAACGCATTTTGATTATTGACGATGAGCCAGATATCCGGGAAGCAACTCAGGTTTGCCTGGAGGTTGCGAAGGGCTGGGAAGTCCTGACCGCAGGTTCAAGTTATGAAGGTTTGGAAAAGGCTGCGGCGGAGCTACCCGATGCAGTTTTGCTTGATGTAATGATGCCCGATATGGATGGGTTGGCAACGTTTGAGCAACTCCGAAATAATCCGATTACCCAACATATCCCAGTGATTTTATTAACGGCAAAAGCTCAACCCGCCGATCGCCGTCGATTTACCCAACTAAAAATCGCTGCGGTGATTACTAAACCCTACGATCCATTAACGCTAGCCGATCAGATCGCAGATATTTTGGCGTAA
- a CDS encoding ATP-binding protein, which translates to MTPDFPPLEPSNGVVLESPGQVDSFEWLLHRMTNRIRRSLELSDILTVTVAEVREFLGTDRVKVYQFEPDESGKVVAEAIDRQRLPSLLGHSFPAEDIPPEARELFLTVRRRSIVDVGNQQIGVSALPGEVDNESPGNDIWFRPVDPCHAEYLTAMGVCSSLVVPILDRDRLWGLLVSHHGEPRQITAQELQVVQLIADQVSIAIAQSNLFNQVRLRAAQEATINRITTLLHATPEMPLQEALEQTVTALQGIGGRIYLIPQTTHHSLQLVTFGEQPSLPESWKRGQRTAGDRANPRNNVSNSTQKHFQLHAIEQHPHWQTWLEMEEAIGEGDVWAISDLYRAVMPSNLAISLISAQVRGLLIVKLQYRQQHLGYLSVFRAEIDIERIWAGKPDHDDPRQLRPRQSFETWRELKRGQAHAWTPEDIRLVREIANHFAVAIHQSNLYQQVQALNSDLKRDIQRRKQAEIKISTLNAQLEQRVLERTAELQRTNAELLREIAERERALLERQQAEASLERLSHQNELILNSAGEGIYGLDLQGKITFANPAAARMLGYEVAELIGQWMHTLLNHSRSDGTPYLLSESPIYDTLRDGTRQSKAEDLFRRRDGSSFPVEYVSTPIREQNGIVGAVVIFKDITDRQIVEQMQDEFVSIVSHEVRTPLTSIRSTLGLLASGWLSSYPDKSQRMLEIAFSNTNRLVRLINDILDIERIKFGKVTMEKKRCNVTDLMVQSVDAMRAMADKAGINLSVRTISATLWVDPDRIIQTFTNLLSNAIKFSTAGSTVWLSAEIGSREKKEEGRRQESGVGSQESGEMEMETVEAASPFSNSKLKTQNLKPKLQNSSASHPTQPYILFRVKDQGMGIPEDKLETIFDRFQQVDASNSRSRGGSGLGLTICRGIVQQHGGWIWVESKLGEGSTFCFTLPLVEPEPGEKEKSGAASQEPAGRNESDLIHENFS; encoded by the coding sequence ATGACACCCGATTTCCCACCTTTGGAGCCTTCAAATGGTGTAGTTCTGGAATCGCCGGGACAGGTTGACTCATTTGAATGGCTATTGCATCGGATGACCAATCGAATTCGGCGATCCCTGGAGTTGTCCGACATTTTAACGGTGACGGTTGCAGAGGTACGAGAATTTTTGGGGACCGATCGGGTCAAAGTTTATCAGTTTGAGCCGGATGAGAGTGGTAAGGTCGTTGCGGAGGCAATTGATCGGCAACGATTACCTTCCCTGTTGGGGCATAGTTTTCCAGCGGAGGATATTCCGCCGGAAGCACGGGAATTGTTTCTGACGGTGCGACGGCGCTCGATCGTAGATGTTGGAAATCAGCAAATTGGGGTTAGTGCCCTGCCGGGGGAGGTTGACAACGAAAGTCCGGGTAACGATATTTGGTTTCGTCCGGTAGACCCTTGCCATGCAGAATACCTTACAGCAATGGGGGTCTGTTCCTCTCTGGTGGTGCCGATTTTAGACCGCGATCGGCTGTGGGGCTTGCTCGTTTCCCATCATGGCGAACCCCGACAGATTACGGCTCAGGAACTACAGGTGGTGCAGTTAATTGCCGATCAGGTGTCAATTGCGATCGCCCAATCCAATCTGTTTAATCAGGTCCGCCTGCGGGCAGCCCAGGAAGCCACCATTAACCGGATTACAACGCTCCTCCATGCTACGCCTGAGATGCCTTTACAGGAAGCACTGGAGCAAACAGTCACAGCGCTTCAAGGGATTGGTGGCAGGATTTACCTGATTCCCCAAACGACGCACCATTCCCTCCAACTGGTTACCTTTGGCGAGCAACCCTCTTTGCCAGAGTCGTGGAAGCGTGGGCAACGAACCGCAGGAGATAGGGCAAATCCCCGGAATAACGTTTCTAACTCAACGCAGAAACATTTCCAACTGCATGCGATCGAGCAACATCCCCACTGGCAAACCTGGCTAGAAATGGAAGAAGCGATCGGGGAAGGAGACGTTTGGGCAATCTCTGACCTGTACCGGGCTGTGATGCCCTCAAACCTGGCAATTTCACTGATCTCTGCACAGGTGCGCGGTCTGTTAATTGTCAAACTTCAGTATCGCCAACAACACCTGGGATACCTGAGTGTTTTTCGAGCTGAGATTGATATCGAGCGGATTTGGGCAGGCAAACCCGACCATGACGACCCTCGCCAACTGCGCCCCCGCCAATCCTTTGAAACCTGGCGGGAGTTAAAACGAGGGCAGGCTCACGCCTGGACTCCTGAGGACATTAGATTGGTACGGGAAATCGCGAACCATTTTGCCGTAGCGATCCACCAATCAAACCTGTATCAACAGGTTCAGGCGCTCAATAGTGATCTGAAACGCGATATTCAACGGCGCAAACAGGCGGAAATCAAAATTTCAACCCTCAATGCCCAACTCGAACAACGGGTGCTGGAACGAACTGCCGAATTGCAACGTACCAACGCCGAACTGCTGCGCGAAATTGCCGAACGGGAACGTGCTCTGTTAGAACGCCAGCAGGCGGAAGCTTCCCTGGAACGCCTCAGCCATCAAAATGAGTTGATTTTGAACTCAGCCGGAGAGGGCATTTATGGGTTAGATTTGCAGGGCAAAATTACCTTTGCGAACCCGGCTGCCGCTCGCATGCTGGGCTACGAGGTGGCAGAACTAATTGGACAGTGGATGCACACGTTGCTGAATCATTCCAGGTCGGATGGCACTCCCTATTTGCTTTCTGAAAGCCCGATTTATGACACTCTGCGGGACGGCACCCGGCAATCTAAAGCAGAGGATTTGTTTCGCCGCAGGGATGGCTCTAGTTTCCCGGTCGAATACGTCAGTACACCGATTCGTGAGCAAAACGGTATTGTTGGTGCGGTGGTCATCTTCAAGGACATTACCGATCGCCAAATTGTCGAACAGATGCAGGATGAGTTCGTTTCGATTGTTAGTCATGAGGTGCGGACACCCTTGACATCAATTCGCAGTACGTTGGGGCTATTGGCAAGTGGGTGGTTGAGTAGCTACCCCGACAAGAGCCAGCGCATGTTGGAAATTGCGTTCTCCAATACCAATCGTTTGGTGCGGTTAATCAATGACATTCTTGACATCGAACGCATTAAGTTTGGCAAAGTTACGATGGAGAAAAAGCGTTGTAATGTTACGGACTTGATGGTTCAGTCTGTTGATGCAATGCGGGCAATGGCAGATAAAGCCGGAATTAACCTGTCGGTAAGAACTATCTCTGCAACGCTCTGGGTCGATCCCGATCGCATCATCCAAACTTTTACCAATTTGTTGAGTAATGCGATTAAGTTTTCGACCGCAGGTTCGACGGTTTGGTTGTCGGCGGAGATTGGGAGTCGGGAAAAGAAGGAAGAGGGCAGACGGCAGGAGTCGGGAGTTGGGAGTCAGGAGTCGGGAGAGATGGAGATGGAAACAGTAGAAGCCGCAAGCCCATTCTCCAACTCAAAACTCAAAACCCAAAACTTAAAACCTAAACTTCAAAATTCTTCCGCATCCCACCCCACCCAGCCCTACATTCTGTTTCGCGTTAAAGATCAGGGCATGGGCATTCCAGAGGATAAGCTAGAGACTATTTTCGATCGCTTTCAGCAGGTAGATGCTTCCAATTCTCGTAGCCGCGGAGGAAGCGGTTTAGGGTTGACGATTTGCCGGGGTATTGTGCAACAACATGGCGGCTGGATCTGGGTTGAGAGCAAATTGGGGGAAGGTAGCACCTTTTGCTTTACCTTACCGTTGGTTGAGCCTGAGCCGGGGGAAAAGGAGAAGTCAGGAGCCGCCAGCCAGGAGCCGGCAGGAAGGAATGAATCTGATTTAATTCATGAAAATTTCTCCTAA